The sequence TATCGTATTCATTGTCCTCTAAAACGAAAAGATTTACTGTTTAATGTTGTTCAAAAATTCATTAAGATGTATAAAATCTTTGCCATTGGATAAATTATACATGTTGTAAGAAATTTCGAGAGTTTAAAATTGAAAAATGAAGAAATAAGTGGTAATGTAACAAGTAAGAACAACTTTTTTAAACTAAAAGGTATAAAAAGTATTGAATTAAAAACACTTTAACAAGAAAAATAGGAGGAGATTTAATAATGGCAAAATTTGAATTACCACAATTACCTTATGCGTATGATGCGCTTGAACCACATATTGATGCAAGAACGATGGAAATCCACCACACGAAACATCACAACACATATGTAACAAATTTAAACAACGCTCTTGAAGGTAACGAAGAGCTTTTAAACAAATCAGTTGAAGAAGTTATTTCTAATCTTGATGCTGTTCCTGAAGCTGCTCGTACTGCAGTTCGAAACAATGGTGGCGGTCATGCGAACCATACATTATTTTGGACAGTTATGAGCCCTAATGGCGGTGGCGCTCCGACTGGTGAGCTTGCTGACGCTATTACACAAAAATTCGGCAGCTTTGATGCATTCAAAGAAGAGTTTGCTAAAGCAGCTGCAACTCGCTTCGGTTCAGGTTGGGCATGGTTAGCAGTGAATAATGGTCAACTAGAAGTGACTAGCACACCAAACCAAGATTCTCCATTAATGGAAGGCAAAACGCCAATTCTTGGCTTAGACGTTTGGGAGCATGCATACTACCTGAACTATCAAAATCGTCGCCCAGACTATATTAGCGCATTTTGGAATGTAGTAAATTGGGAAGAAGTAACAAATCGTTACAACGCTGCAAAATAATATAGCATCATTAAGCGGAAGTCAGTATTACATACTGGCTTCTTTTTTTGTGGTGCGCTTTGCATAGAAGATTAATCTTTTAATCCGCAGCCCGTGATGAATTTATTTACATAAATTTTACAAACCTTACACAATAGATTTACAAGGGATTGTTATTTTTAATTTAAGTAAATGTACTATATTCAAAGGAGCTGTACTTGGAATGACAGCAGTAATCACAACAACTACTATTGCAAATCCTTGTTATTATAATAATCGGGAATTAAGTTGGCTAGATTTTAATGTAAGAGTATTACAGGAGGCTATTGATAGCAGGAATGCATTGCTAGAGAGGTGCAAATTTTTAGCAATCACTAGCTCAAACCTCGATGAATTCTTCATGGTTCGTGTTGCTGGTCTGCTTGATCAAGTTAAGGCTGGTTTTAATCGTCCCGAAAATAAAGCAGGTTTAAAGCCAATAGAACAGTTAGAGGCAATCTCAAAGGTTACACATAAATTAATTGAAAAACAAGACCAAACCTATTTGCAAATGTTATCTCCATTATTAGCAGACGAAGGGGTAGAAATCATCCCCATATATAACATAACCGATGCTGAACAAATATTTCTGGAAAAACATTTTGATGAGAACATATTTCCTGTGTTAACACCAATGGCCGTCGATGCCTATCGCCCTTTCCCAATGCTTGCCAATAAATCATTAAATTTAGCCATTCTTCTAGAAGACAAGGAAGAAAATAATTGTTTAGAACCACTTAATGGAAAATTAACAATTGTTCAAGTTCCATCAGTACTTAAACGTTACATAGAATTATCAAATGCAGCTGGAAAAAGAACATTTGTCCTATTAGAACAAGTGATTTCTTTGTTTATCAAGAAATTATTTAAAGGATATAAAGTAAAGTCTGTCACTGCTTTTCGAATAACAAGAAATGCTGACTTAACAATTCATGAGGATGAAGCCGAAGATTTATTAACAGAAATCGAAGAGGAATTAAAGAAGCGTAAGTGGGGCGCTCCAGTTAGGCTTGAAGTACAAGAACAACAGCATAATAAATTGGTTGTAGATTATTTAATTGAAGAGCTTGAAATCACTAAAAAGGATGTTTATTATGTGCAAGCTCCACTAGATTTAACGTTTCTATTTTCTTTTTACAAAACGATAGAGACAACACATGCACAGCTGATGGAACAAACATTCCTACCACAAATTCCGATTGATCTCATAGGTGAAAAAAATATTTTTGATACAGCACTTGAGCAGGATATCTTATTGCATCATCCCTTTGAGTCGTTTGAACCTATTGATGAATTTCTGTCTCAGGCTGCTGTAGATCCAGATGTCTTGGCGATCAAGCAAACCCTTTACCGAGTCAGCGGTGATTCGGAAATCATCAAAAGCTTAAAGCGTGCCGCTGAAAATGGCAAGCAGGTTACTGTTTTAGTTGAATTGAAGGCTAGATTTGATGAACAAAATAATGTCCATTGGGCGAAGGAATTAGAAAAAGCCGGCTGCCATGTCATTTATGGAATGACGTATTTAAAAACTCACAGCAAAATTACGCTGATTGTTCGTCAAAAGGCAGGTAAAATTGAGAGATTTGTTCATCTGGGCACAGGTAACTATAATGGTGTAACAGCTAGAATCTATACAGATTTAGGGCTCATTACAACTGATGAACAAATTGGGATTGACGCGACGAACTTTTTCAATTACTTAAGCGGAAATATGGAGAAACCTGAATTTCTTCAATTGATAGTAGCTCCCTACGATATTAGAAATAAATTTATAGAATTAATCGACCAAGAGATTGAATTTCATAAACAATTTGGAAATGGATATATTATTGCAAAAATGAATTCTCTATCAGACAAAAAACTAATCATGAAGCTCTACGAAGCATCCATTGCAGGAGTTAAGATTAATTTAATAGTGCGGGGAATTTGTTGCTTACGTCCTGGGATAGCTGGTGTAAGTGA is a genomic window of Bacillus sp. (in: firmicutes) containing:
- a CDS encoding superoxide dismutase yields the protein MAKFELPQLPYAYDALEPHIDARTMEIHHTKHHNTYVTNLNNALEGNEELLNKSVEEVISNLDAVPEAARTAVRNNGGGHANHTLFWTVMSPNGGGAPTGELADAITQKFGSFDAFKEEFAKAAATRFGSGWAWLAVNNGQLEVTSTPNQDSPLMEGKTPILGLDVWEHAYYLNYQNRRPDYISAFWNVVNWEEVTNRYNAAK
- a CDS encoding RNA degradosome polyphosphate kinase — encoded protein: MTAVITTTTIANPCYYNNRELSWLDFNVRVLQEAIDSRNALLERCKFLAITSSNLDEFFMVRVAGLLDQVKAGFNRPENKAGLKPIEQLEAISKVTHKLIEKQDQTYLQMLSPLLADEGVEIIPIYNITDAEQIFLEKHFDENIFPVLTPMAVDAYRPFPMLANKSLNLAILLEDKEENNCLEPLNGKLTIVQVPSVLKRYIELSNAAGKRTFVLLEQVISLFIKKLFKGYKVKSVTAFRITRNADLTIHEDEAEDLLTEIEEELKKRKWGAPVRLEVQEQQHNKLVVDYLIEELEITKKDVYYVQAPLDLTFLFSFYKTIETTHAQLMEQTFLPQIPIDLIGEKNIFDTALEQDILLHHPFESFEPIDEFLSQAAVDPDVLAIKQTLYRVSGDSEIIKSLKRAAENGKQVTVLVELKARFDEQNNVHWAKELEKAGCHVIYGMTYLKTHSKITLIVRQKAGKIERFVHLGTGNYNGVTARIYTDLGLITTDEQIGIDATNFFNYLSGNMEKPEFLQLIVAPYDIRNKFIELIDQEIEFHKQFGNGYIIAKMNSLSDKKLIMKLYEASIAGVKINLIVRGICCLRPGIAGVSENIKVRSIIGRFLEHSRIYYFHHNGEKKVYLSSADMMTRNMENRVEILFPILKKHLKIRIFKWLDIMLTDNVKAREQDSFGQYHYVQQEPNELAINSQQILCELANNTMYLQENKKAILMDFKEKLVEFGQSSIGGLKKIKAIQKL